In Helianthus annuus cultivar XRQ/B chromosome 9, HanXRQr2.0-SUNRISE, whole genome shotgun sequence, the following are encoded in one genomic region:
- the LOC110876809 gene encoding protein FAR1-RELATED SEQUENCE 5-like — MIGIHLLAIIILAPIGMPRYSKDNISKWEERVCINSGRKFFKPKVSGSITPAVGMLFKSFDEAFAFYQRYALAAGFSARKNTSWKNVGGLVKIRYIVCSKEGFHVSKEIDSGSVENSKKIVRRNRGSKRVGCNAHVKLILENNNMFKIYYFEEEHNHIFVEDEDIHFLPAARSIDYVKENFISGLSAINIGPVKAFNIMKTMYGGFGEVGASKVDCKNYRRDLNLYIGEYDAEMEFTFGGALLGSETADSYRWLLRCFVNAFGSEPKVVVTDQDAAMKRAIKDVGPVLSANTDFNTRMTHVVWNDTIIPEDFETEWHSIMSTFGLENHEWLKDMYDLRFDWIPAYYHGEDLAGLMRATSRCESENYFFGQICNPRCTLVEFFTHFETAMDIQRHEHRRNDHDTRYIECKPWSDFVLEKQASEIYTQTIFKDIQIEIDAAITKCMSKSVDTVGDVQYFEIKDFRQPCTSFFKVQYSKEEDGLSISCSCKRFEQFGILCRHIFYVLRYEDISEFPRRYVHRRWMRDVVSVGSNHSNIRFDGICRNSEIDKVYREIVVANEYVVNRLVGDLDELCRYRDHIKSYIDKADEVMVAVPPPSRKERFADIGGNIEKSDSMIRVPIKVRTKGCGVQKRIKSNREIAIQKSSKIQKSCRVCGGKGLNSRTCKDKVSSNAIGSSNAM, encoded by the exons ATAACATTTCCAAGTGGGAGGAACGTGTATGCATAAACAGTGGAAGAAAGTTTTTCAAACCTAAAGTTAGTGGATCTATTACACCTGCTGTTGGAATGCTTTTTAAGTCATTTGATGAGGCATTTGCATTTTATCAGAGATATGCACTTGCTGCAGGTTTTTCTGCAAGAAAAAATACCTCTTGGAAAAATGTTGGTGGTTTAGtaaaaataagatatattgtCTGTTCAAAAGAAGGATTTCATGTTAGCAAAGAAAtagattctggttcagttgagaaTAGTAAAAAGATTGTTAGACGTAATAGAGGTTCAAAAAGAGTTGGATGCAATGCTCATGTGAAACTAATATTAGAGAACAATAATATGTTTAAAATCTACTACTTTGAAGAAGAACATAATCATATCTTTGTTGAAGATGAAGATATTCATTTCTTACCGGCTGCCAGAAGTATCGATTATGTGAAAGAAAATTTTATATCTGGATTGTCTGCAATCAATATTGGACCTGTTAAAGCATTCAATATTATGAAAACAATGTATGGTGGTTTTGGTGAAGTTGGAGCTAGTAAAGTTGATTGTAAGAATTATAGAAGGGATTTGAATCTTTACATCGGAGAGTATGATGCAGAAATG GAATTCACATTTGGTGGTGCATTACTTGGTTCGGAGACTGCAGATTCGTATAGATGGCTTTTAAGATGCTTTGTTAATGCTTTTGGAAGTGAGCCTAAAGTTGTTGTTACTGATCAAGATGCTGCAATGAAGAGAGCTATTAAGGAT GTTGGTCCTGTTTTGTCAGCAAACACTGATTTTAATACAAGGATGACTCATGTTGTTTGGAATGATACTATTATTCCAGAAGATTTTGAAACTGAGTGGCATTCAATAATGTCTACTTTTGGATTGGAAAATCATGAGTGGTTAAAAGACATGTACGATCTTCGATTTGATTGGATTCCTGCTTATTACCATGGAGAGGATTTGGCTGGGCTTATGCGTGCTACGTCAAGATGTGAAAGCGAGAATTACTTCTTTGGTCAGATTTGCAATCCAAGATGTACACTTGTTGAATTTTTCACTCATTTTGAGACTGCAATGGATATTCAAAGGCATGAGCATAGGAGGAATGATCATGATACAAGGTATATTGAGTGTAAACCCTGGAGTGACTTTGTATTGGAGAAACAAGCATCAGAAATATATACCCAAACAATTTTTAAGGATATTCAGATTGAAATTGATGCTGCTATTACAAAGTgtatgtcaaagtctgttgataCTGTGGGTGATGTTCAATATTTTGAAATAAAGGATTTCAGACAGCCATGCACTTCTTTTTTCAag GTGCAATACAGCAAAGAAGAAGATGGTTTAAGTATAAGTTGTTCTTGTAAACGGTTTGAACAATTTGGTATATTGTGCCGCCATATATTTTACGTATTACGGTATGAGGATATAAGTGAGTTTCCTAGAAGATATGTTCATAGAAGATGGATGAGAGATGTTGTTTCAGTGGGATCAAATCATTCCAATATTCGATTTGATGGAATTTGTAGGAATAGTGAAATTgataaagtttatagagaaatcGTTGTTGCAAATGAGTATGTGGTTAATAGGCTGGTTGGCGATTTAGATGAACTGTGTCGTTACAGGGAtcatattaaaagttatattgaTAAAGCGGATGAGGTTATGGTTGCTGTGCCGCCTCCTAGTCGCAAAGAAAGATTTGCTGATATTGGAGGGAACATAGAAAAATCAGATTCTATGATTCGTGTCCCGATCAAAGTAAGGACCAAAGGATGCGGTGTACAAAAAAGGATCAAGTCTAATCGTGAGATTGCAATTCAGAAATCATCAAAGATCCAGAAATCGTGTCGTGTATGTGGTGGAAAAGGACTTAACAGTCGAACATGTAAAGATAAGGTTTCTTCTAATGCTATAGGTTCTAGCAATGCAATGTAA